Proteins encoded together in one Balaenoptera ricei isolate mBalRic1 chromosome 2, mBalRic1.hap2, whole genome shotgun sequence window:
- the LOC132360850 gene encoding ATP synthase subunit g, mitochondrial-like — protein MRAGSLRDTGLPGPRQQAEAPARSERCSEDPRTTAQFVHNLAEKAPALVDTAMTYLKPRLAILWHYAKVELVPPTPAEIPTAIQSLKKIVSGAQTSSFKQLTVKEALLNGLVATEVWTWFHAGEITGKHGIIGYDV, from the exons ATGCGGGCCGGTTCCCTGAGGGACACGGGGCTGCCCGGGCCCCGACAGCAGGCTGAGGCGCCTGCGAGGTCGGAGCGCTGCTCTGAGGAC CCCAGAACCACAGCCCAGTTTGTCCATAACCTCGCGGAGAAGGCCCCAGCGCTGGTCGACACTGCTATGACTTACTTGAAGCCTCGACTGGCCATACTTTGGCACTATGCCAAGGTTGAGCTGGTCCCTCCAACCCCTGCTGAGATCCCTACAGCTATTCAGAGCTTGAAAAAAATTGTCAGTGGTGCTCAAACCAGTAGCTTCAAACAGCTCACAGTTAAGGAAGCTCTGCTGAATGGTTTGGTGGCCACTGAGGTGTGGACGTGGTTTCATGCCGGCGAGATCACAGGCAAGCATGGCATCATTGGCTATGATGTTTGA